In Henriciella litoralis, the genomic window TCAAACTGCCCGAAACTGATCTGACGACCAAAGGTTCAGAAAGTCAGGCTGCGGCCGACGCGGCATCCGTGGATGCAGCCGCCAAACTGGCAAATGATCAAACCATAGGCGCCGGGACAAAATCCGAAGCGACCAAGGTTGAGGTTGTGGCGGCCCATACAGCGGTTTCGCAAGATACAAGGGTGATTGCCGGTCAGCCGATGTTCGCTGCCAATTCAAATATGCGCGGTGAGACGGCTCGCGATCTTGCGGGACGTCTTGATGCGTCCGGCAAGGCTCAGGCGGTCGATGCGTCGGACGATGATCTCAGAAAACTGGCCCATACGACAACTGCACCTGCGAGCGTCCTTTGGCTGTCTGGCGAAACCGGACAGGCCGGCGCGGCAACGCTAGATACAATGCTCGAGGCCAGCGGCGGCAGCCTTGATGCGCCGCTTTCAGTGAGCGCCGCGACAGGCCAGGCAACCGGAGCGTCCGCGCAGCCCGTCGTCACCGCTGCTGCGGTCGACACAAGCGCGATGAAACCGCAAGCCAATGTCATCGCCGCGCCAGAAGACATCGTCGATATCTTGTCGAGCAAGCTTTCGGGCGGCGACAAACCGGACCGGATTACAGTTCAGCTCGATCCGCCGGAGCTTGGGCGGGTGTCGATCGAATTCAAATTTGATTCAAACGGCCTGCAACAGGTCGCTGTCGTGGGCGAGACGCCTGAAGCGATGAAGCGCCTCCGCCTCATGCACTTTGATCTTGTCCAGTCGCTCGCTGACAATGGCCTCACCGCGCGCGACATGACTTTCAGTCAGAACAGTCACTCGCAACGCGATGCGTATGTTCCGCCGCAGTTTTCTGGCGCGCTTTCGGTCGCAGAAGACACAATTTCGCCTGCCCTCCTGTCCCAACAGCCGAGCCCGCGTCAGCTGGCCAGTCTGTCTGGCGGGCTGAACCTCAAACTCTGAAAGAGCTTTTATGAGCACGGTCAATCCGGTATCAACAAACACGGCGGCATCGTCCCAATCGCTGGCCAGCACGGCTGGAACGGGCGAGGAGTTCAACAACTTCCTGAAGCTGCTGACCGCGCAGGTGCGGAACCAGGATCCGCTTTCGCCGCTCGATTCGACGCAGTTCGTGGAACAGCTCGCGACCTTCTCCTCGCTTGAGCAACAGGTCCGCAGCAATTCGAGCCTCGACAATATCGCAGGTCTGATCGGCGACCTTCATGCCATGTTTGCCAGTGAATGGCTGGGCGAGTCCGTGACGGTAGAGTCTTCCTGGGTGCCTTATTCCGGCAATGATATCGAGTTTGCGGTGAACGCGCCGGACGATGCTGATAGCGCCCTCCTCAACATCAAGGATTCAAATGGCGAGGTCATCTGGACTGAAGCGCTGAATCTCTCAGACGACCTTTATAAATGGGACGGACGGACACTGTCCGGCATTCCAGCGACTGCAGAGAGCCTGTTTGAGTTCGGGATAGATCTCTACTCAGGCACCAACTATATGGGCACAGCCGCGCCACGGATCGTGACCAAAGTCACCGACGTCGCCAGCGAAAATGGCTCCCTGCGTGTCGGCACCTCATCCGGTCTAACCGCCGATATGGGGCAGGTTCAGAAGCTGGACGACTAGGACACAGCCCGCTTCAAGCTTTTACGCTAACGCCTCTAGCGCGCGGAAATCTACAGATCCTGGCGCGCCATATCCTGTATCAGGATATTATTGATGCCTTCCGGAACAGCCTCTTGCAGGTTCGCAAGGACGCGCGAGCGGATGGCCTCATAATTCTTCACGCTCGTCATCGTGTAGAGCGTGTCACCATCATTCGCGAGCTGGATCAGAGTCGTCATGATGTTGTCGCGAAGCTTTGGCTCCATCGAAAACAGTTTCTGCGAGGCATCGCCGTCGATTTCCAGATTGATGTTAAGGATAACAAGGCTCTCAACCCGCTCATTCTGGATCAGTGGAACGATAAATTCGCGCGAAAACTTGAAGTAGGCAACGTCAGACGAACCGCCAGAGGCGCTCGCGCCATGACCGCCGCCTGAGGCCTTCTTCTCGCCGTGGCCGTCATCCTTCTTGCCATGACTGTCAGCTTTTGCGTCATGCCCGCCCTCGTCAGATCCGCCGTGGTCTGCCGATACCGTCGCGTCCGCCGATCCTGTTCCACCTTTGAGGAAAAAACCGCCGACGCCGCCGACGAGTATGAACACGCCGACTATAAGGGCTGGAATGAGCTGTTTCATGGCGATCCCCTAGAACGGCACGACTGCATCAAGAATTTTCGGGACGAACCCTCGCTGGACGGGCGCGGTTGCTTCACCAGAACTGACATAGGACAGGCGCGCATCGGCGATCTTGTCATAGGTCACTGTATTCATGCGCGTAATGTCCTGAGCGCGGATGACGCCGGTTACTGTCAGCACACGGACTTCATTGCTGACGCGCGTCTGCTGATACCCCTGAACGACGAGGTTGCCGTTCGATTCAAGTCCAATCACGCGTGCGGCCAGTGTGAACGTGACCTTCTCCGCCCGGTTGATTGCGCCGCTGCCATCAAGGGCGGACTGCCGGTCGTAATCAATGCCAGGCGAAAGTGAGGCACCGCCGGGAAGCACGCCGTTCGCCCACTCTGGCAAGCCAAAGAGCGCGTCCAGATTGAACTCTTGATTCGTGCCGCGCGTCCGCTGAAGCGAGTTCTTCATGCTCGCACGATCATCCATTTCAACGATAACCGTGAGAAGGTCTCCGACAGCCTTGGCCCGTCGCATGCTGAGGAGCGACGTTGCTGATGTCGTCCAGAGCGAGTTGTTCTCATTGACCAGAGGCGCAGGCGGGGCAGCCGCATAGGTTGGCGTCGGAGCCGGCGGCTCCGGCAACTCTACTTGTTGCATCTGTGGCATCGACGAGCAGGCTGCAAGTGTGAGGGCGAACAGGGAAGCGGGGATCAAGTATTTCATTGTGCCAGCACCCATCCATCAGCCTGCACCGTACCCGTAACCAGTTTTCGTGATTCAACGTTCAGTACAGAGATCGTTTCGTTCAGGGCGCCCTCGCCCATGGCGCGGCCTGTCGTCGAGATTTCGAGGCCGCCCTTGATGTATTTGAGCGTCACGACCTGATTGCGGGAGACGAGACGCGCGGGGCGCGTGTTCTCCATCGACACCGGTTGACCGGTATAGATCGTCCGGCGGGCTTCGCGTCCAATAATCGGGTCGCTCATGCCTGGTCCATCGCCTGCTTCGGTTGCGATCATCGCCGGTGTGACGACTTCGCCAGACCGAATGACATCGATGGCCAGCATTTCCGGCCCACCAGCAGCGGCGAGGATGAGGTTTGCAGCGATTGAGGAGATGATTGTCATGATCTACCTCACCCGCGTTGTGGCAGCGAGCATTTCGTCGGCCGCCGTGATGACTTTGGAGTTCAGCTCGTAACCGCGCTGAGCTTCGATCAGCTCGGAGATTTCCTGCACCACGTCGACACCGGAATCCTCGAGATAGCGTTGCCGTATGATGCCGACACCCTCGGTCGCGGGGACCAGTCGGTTCGGTGAACCTGACGCCTCGGTTTCGCGGAACATGTTGTCCCCCATAGCCTCGAGGCCCTTTTCATTGACGAAACGAACAAGTGAGATGTTGCCAATGGACTGACCGGCAGTTTCGCTTTCGAAATAGGCAACGACTTCGCCGTCGCCACTTATGGAAATGCTCCGCGCATCTTCAGGTATCGTGATGCTATCGGTGAGCGGAAAACCATCCTTGGAGACGATCTGCCCATCGGAACTGCGGTTCAGTTTACCATCGCGCGTATAGGCGGACTCGCCAGACGGCAGCGTGATCTCCAGGAAGCCTGTCCCGTCAATCGCGATGTCGAGTTCGGACCCGGTCGGCCGAAGTGACCCTTGCGTGATTTCCATGGAAACCGTCGATGGCTTCACCCCTGTCCCAAGCTGGATACCTGCCGGAACGATCGTACCGACCTGCGAGGTAATCGTGCCCGGTGTTAGGTATTGCTGGTACATAAGGTCCGAAAACTCGGCCGTCCGCGGCCTGTACGCCGCGGTACTCATGTTGGCGATGTTGTTCGATATGACATCGACGCGCAATTGTTGCGCGGCCATGCCCGTGGCTGCGATCTGCAGTGATTTCATAGGGTCCTCCCTCGATCCACGTTGGCATTAAAACTGGCGTAAAGTGCTGATAAACTTGTTAATTCGTTCGTCTTCCCGCTCGAGGAGCGACTGTCCGGCTTCGTAAGCGCGCTGCACCTCGATCATCCGAGCGATTTCAAGAACTGGCGTCACATTCGACTGTTCGAGCGCGCCCTGGAGGACGCGTGGTTCCTCGGCCGCCTGAAAGCCTTCGGTCGCGTCAAAAAGGGTGTTGCTGTCACGGCTCAGCTCGCCATTCGGCACAACGACACCAACCTGACCGACCAGCTCGCCATCAGCCGATATCGAGCCGTCACCGGCGATGGAGATCTTTCGTGCATCTTCCGGTATTGTGATACCGCCGCCACCCGAGGTCAGAACGGCGTTGCCCGTTCCATCGATCAACTGTCCGTCCTGTGAAATCTGGAAATGCCCGGCGCGCGAGAGGCGCTGCCCTTGCGGTGTGTCGAGCAGGAAAAAGCCCTCGCCCTGAATGGCAAGGTCGAACTGGCCATTGGTAAAGCGCAGACCACCCTGCTCCATGTCGAAGGAGTGGCCCGCAAGACCGCCCATCGAAAGCGTCGGCTTTCCAACACCGGTTCCGGCGAGAAATTCAGCAAAGATCGCGCGGTCGGTCTTGTAACCCGTCGTGCTGGAGTTTGCGATATTGTTCGCAACGACCTGCATCTCGTTCATCAGGCCCGTCTGGCGCGCAAGCGCGGCATAGATCGCATTAGACATCAGTTGACCTCGTGCGTTGCGGGTTGGATGGACTGGCCGAGTTCATCAAGGCTGCCCGACACATCAGCCAGCGCGACCGGCTTTAGCGGTTGGCCGCCTAACCGAGCGCTCTTTTTAAGAGCGATGATACGTGCGGCTTTAGACGCGATTTCTTCGTCCTCGAATTTCGCTGCAGCATCGTAGAACCGGCCAGTGACAACCCAGTTTCCACTGGCGGCATCCGCTGTGATGAGTTCGAGAACAGCCTCGGGGGCGAGCGATAATTTGTTCTGGACCTTCGAAAAGGCGTCAGCGTCATTGGTGCGGATAGCGTCGAGCGCTGCAAGCTGCGCGATATCGGGGTTGGTGGCGTGGAGGCGAGCAAGGAAGGCGAGCCCTTCATGATCCATCAGCCTGTAGGCAAGCTGGGCGCGCGCAAGCGCTAGTGCGTCGTCATTGCCGACGCGCGCAGCGAGCTTGTCCGACATACTTTGCAGGCCCATATGCGCGGCCAGCGCCGCAGCTTGGCCGAACTTGCTTTCATAGTCCTCGCGCCCCTCAAGCAGGTCGCCAGACTTCAAAAGCGCATCCATCATCTTGAGATTGTCGATCGCAACGTCGCTCTTGAGATCGGCCTCGATCAGGTTCGAGAAATGCTCGCCGAGCCGCTGGCGGGCTTCGGGCCGCTGCGCTGCGGGAAGAGAGGCGAGTTTCAGCGTCAGATCATAATCGGCCGCATCGTTGAGATCGCGCAAAAGGCTGTCGAGTTTGGTGTCGACCTGCGCTTCTGCCGGGAGCCGGCTGTAGTTGCCGACCATTTTGTCCACGAGTTGGGCCTCAAACCCCTTATCGATCGACAAACCATGGCGACGCAGGACTGTGGCCGCAGCATCACGAAGGTCTATGCGGTGATAGAACTGACGCAGTTTGGCCTCTGCACCTGGCCGGCCGGAGACAAGATCCTTTACTGCGGTCAGAAACTGCAGGCGCGCCGAAGCCTCAATCTCGTCAGACGAGAAGGTCGCGAGCAGCTTCTCGCTCAGCAGGACCTGGTTTTCGTCTGACAACGCAGGGATAATTTTCATGGCCACAGCGATGCGCAAGCGCAGCGGAAGGTCATGGAAAACCTCAATCTGCTCAGTCAGGATACGAACGCCATCGGGATGTCCCGCCCCGATTTTCGCGACACCCAGCCAGATTTTCTGCGCCGGGTAACAGGCTGCGATGTCGGTGAAATATGGAACGTTGTAGCCGGATCGGCCATCCATAAGAATGGCGAGCTGGCGCAGTGCGTCTTCGGGCAATTCAGTCTTGCCCTGAAGCTGCATGCGCGCTTCCTCAGTCAGGCCGAGCGCGATGTAAGCCTTGGCAAGCAATGTGTCCGCAGCGGGGGTCTGCTCCGTCTCCAGAACGCCGCGCCAGGACATGAAGTCGCTATAGGTGGACATCGAGGCGAGTTCCGAGAAATCGTAAGGGTCGTCAGCCGCACAATCGATTCCGGGCGACAGGGAATGGGGGCTGTTTTCAACGAGCGCTTCTGTCGGCCGAGTTTCGTCTGGCTGCGCATGATCTGCAAATGTCGCCGCCGGCTGATCTTCGGGCGTATCCGGAAGCAGAGACCGGGCCCCGCCCTGGGTCTCTTTCGATGTGCCCGCCTTTGTCAGCAAACCCTGATCAATCGCGGTCTGGACAAAATCGTCCAGCTTTTCAGGAAGACGCTCCATCTCATCGCCGCGCGCCGCATCGTTTGCAGCTTCTTCAGCAGAAACAGCAGGACTGGCCACGAGGGCCAGCAACACAGAGCAGATGAGCGACCTGTAGATCACGCGGCCTTCTTCAGCCCCCTTATGGCTTCCTCAATTTCATTGAAGGTCGGGCGGACACGTGCTGGCGCGTGGCGCCGAGCCACTTCAACACATATATTGACCGGGTTCTTATGAAGGTTCGACACGAGGACTTCGCCGATCATCGAGTAGAAGAAGTGTTCTTCCATACGGATGGCTTTGACGCGCGAGGCGAATGGGCCGACGACCCCATAGGCCAGGAACACGCCGAGGAACGTACCGACGAGCGCGCCGCCGATCATGCCACCAAGAATTTCCGGCGGTTTGTCGATCGACGCCATCGTCTTGATGACGCCAAGCACAGCGGCAACGATCCCGAGAGCCGGAAGAGCGTCAGCCATGTTCTGCAGGGCGTGAGAGCCGTGAAGCTTCTCTTCCATCAGACTGTCGAGATGCTTCTCCAGCAATTCTTCAACCTGATGAACATTGTCGAAGTTCATCAGCATTGAACGGATCGTGTCGCAGATCATCTCGATCGCATCATGGTCCTTGAGGATTTTCGGGTAGCGCTGGAAGATTTCCGACTGCTGCGGATCTTCAATATGAGCTTCGATATCAACGGGATTCTGTTTCAGGACGCTGAGCAACTCTGACATCATGCAGAGCAGGTCTGAGTAGTCCGACTTTTTCCATTTTGGTCCGGTGAAGGCTGCAACCACGTCGCCGGCGGTGTGCTTGATGGTGGTGAAGTCATTAGCCGCGAGAAGCGCGCCAATGGCCGCGCCGCCAATCATCATGCCCTCAAACGGCAGTGCGTGGGTGATGATTTCCATGTGCCCGCCAGCCAATATATAGCCGCCGAACACCATGATGACTGTTACCAGAATGCCTAGGATTGCGTTCACTTCGTATCTCCTCTGAGCCCGGCGCGATGCGGGCTCTCCCCCAGTCAGATCTCTGAAATTTCCTGGACGAAACTCTCAAGCAATGACGATTTCAGCTTTAAGGCACGTTGGCCTTTCCAAGTGCCTAACTCGCCTGAACATATCGGGACGCTGCCATTCATGGTGTCGGCACAAAGCGACAGCACGCCCGGCTCTGCCCCTGGCAGCTCGATCACCTGTCCCACCTGCAGTCGCGAGCAATCAGCGATGGTCATTTGCAGACGATCCAGCACTGCATCGAGACCGATTGTCGAACGTCGCAGATTTTTGCGCATGTGTTCGCGTTGACCATTATTGCCCGCCTTCAGGCGCGCGGCAGCACTAGCCTCAATGGCGTTCGCATAGGCTTTGAGCGACTCGATCTCGAAATAGAGCTGAATCTCAGGCGGCACTTCGCCGCCCTCGAGGAGCCAACCCTCTTCATCATCTTCCGCGACGAAACTGACGACCACTTTGAGGAGGCGAGCATCTGCCTCGATGGCATCTGGCACGCCTGCAGGGTCAACAACGGAAAAGTCCTCAGGCAGCGGTGCGCTGATCGCGATCGTGTCAGTAATAAGTTTCCAGAGCTCGCGCGCCGGCCGGTCCGCCATCAAGCGAAGGAACAGATCGGGTGATCCCTCAAGGCTGTCAGCTGGCTGTTTCAGGCGCAAGGACGCGTAGCGTGTGACGGCAAAACGGTCGAACGTAATGGCGCGCAACCCAACCGCGCTGTGTGGTAAACAAATATAGCCAAAACGTTCACTAAATTGCTCTGTCACGCCCTTCCCGGCGATGAGCGAGCGGTCAGAGAAAGAGGCTGGAAGCTCGTCTCCGAAGGTCTGTTTCGCCCATGTTTCGAGGAGGCCGCGCAGCCCCTCCCATAGCGGCTGGCACTGCAGCAACTGCGGGGGCACACCCCCTACTGAACCTATTTTTTTGCGCAATGCTGACGACACGTTGGACCTGTGGCTGAATTAACCATGTTCACCGTTAATCTTTGGATAGATTTCATGAATTAATCGTTACCGTTAATGGCGAGATACCACTGGTCGGTTACAACGTCGCTTCACTTCCGTCTGCTATAGACCGTGTCAGGCTTTGAAAGCGGATACATTATGGCAGAACAGCCAGAACAGATAAATCACGTGACGATCATCAAGCGTAAGAAGGTGATCAAGGCGGACGGTCACCACGGCGGCGCTTGGAAAGTGGCGTATGCCGACTTTGTGACCGCGATGATGGCCTTCTTTCTTCTGATGTGGCTGCTGAATGCGACGACCGAGCAACAACGCAAGGGCATCGCTGACTATTTCAATCCGACGATTCCGATCAGCCGAATTTCCGGCGGTGGGTCTGATGGGCTCAATGGTAGCTCCATCTTCACCGAGGAAACCTATGCGCAAATGGGCACCGGCGCCTCTCGCGAGAAAAGCGTAGAGGGCGAGCGCAATCCAGAAGACGGCGAGAAGATCGCCAAGGACCTTCAGGATCTGCGCGAGCAGCTGAGCAAGGATCCGCAACAGCTGTCTGAGCACCTCATGGTTAAAATGACGGCTGAAGGTATCGTTCTGGAAATCATCGATTCCGAGAGCCGCCCTCTATTTGAAGTCGGCCAGAGCGAGCCTACAGACCTGCTCGTTAACCTGCTGGGACTGATCTCTGGATCTCTCAACTCATTCGACAATGACATCAAGATCGTTGGCCATACCGACAATCGCCAGTTCCGCAATGCTGGCGGCTATGACAACTGGAACCTGTCAGCAGACCGCGCCAACACAGCACGTAAACTGTTGCTGGGTGATGGCCTTCCAGGCGAGCGCATGCGTGAAGTTTCCGGCCGCGCAGATACAGACCCGCTGATCGCCGACAACCCGTCCGCTGCGCAAAACCGGCGCATCTCAATTACCATCGTTACGACGGGCGATCCGGCGGCCTGAACAGGGTTATCTGCTTATTAAGATTTCAGCTCCAAATTCAGAGAATATCTGACAAAGGAGTTGTCAATGAGTATATCTTCGTCCCTCAATGCGGGCGTGATGGGGCTAAATTCGAACGCCAGCCGCCTTTCCACTATTTCCGATAACATCGCAAACTCGTCGACCTACGGGTACAAACGTAGCGTCGCTGACTTTTCCAGCATGGTTATTCAGCAGCGCTCCTCGGCCTATTCGGCTGGCGGCGTGC contains:
- a CDS encoding flagellar hook assembly protein FlgD; the protein is MSTVNPVSTNTAASSQSLASTAGTGEEFNNFLKLLTAQVRNQDPLSPLDSTQFVEQLATFSSLEQQVRSNSSLDNIAGLIGDLHAMFASEWLGESVTVESSWVPYSGNDIEFAVNAPDDADSALLNIKDSNGEVIWTEALNLSDDLYKWDGRTLSGIPATAESLFEFGIDLYSGTNYMGTAAPRIVTKVTDVASENGSLRVGTSSGLTADMGQVQKLDD
- the fliK gene encoding flagellar hook-length control protein FliK, whose amino-acid sequence is MTSYFPQDLSGVSAPKGQRPRVQDVEQGKPDNSVGGFATVLKDAQRRADGSEGAASKNQSTSSNRKPDDEPAQDVALGWTQSTAAPDQDQAGTADAVQTQPDEASPVAAKSAEVTNLPEEIKLPETDLTTKGSESQAAADAASVDAAAKLANDQTIGAGTKSEATKVEVVAAHTAVSQDTRVIAGQPMFAANSNMRGETARDLAGRLDASGKAQAVDASDDDLRKLAHTTTAPASVLWLSGETGQAGAATLDTMLEASGGSLDAPLSVSAATGQATGASAQPVVTAAAVDTSAMKPQANVIAAPEDIVDILSSKLSGGDKPDRITVQLDPPELGRVSIEFKFDSNGLQQVAVVGETPEAMKRLRLMHFDLVQSLADNGLTARDMTFSQNSHSQRDAYVPPQFSGALSVAEDTISPALLSQQPSPRQLASLSGGLNLKL
- the flgA gene encoding flagellar basal body P-ring formation chaperone FlgA, giving the protein MTIISSIAANLILAAAGGPEMLAIDVIRSGEVVTPAMIATEAGDGPGMSDPIIGREARRTIYTGQPVSMENTRPARLVSRNQVVTLKYIKGGLEISTTGRAMGEGALNETISVLNVESRKLVTGTVQADGWVLAQ
- the flgG gene encoding flagellar basal-body rod protein FlgG, translating into MKSLQIAATGMAAQQLRVDVISNNIANMSTAAYRPRTAEFSDLMYQQYLTPGTITSQVGTIVPAGIQLGTGVKPSTVSMEITQGSLRPTGSELDIAIDGTGFLEITLPSGESAYTRDGKLNRSSDGQIVSKDGFPLTDSITIPEDARSISISGDGEVVAYFESETAGQSIGNISLVRFVNEKGLEAMGDNMFRETEASGSPNRLVPATEGVGIIRQRYLEDSGVDVVQEISELIEAQRGYELNSKVITAADEMLAATTRVR
- a CDS encoding FliM/FliN family flagellar motor switch protein, with the protein product MPPQLLQCQPLWEGLRGLLETWAKQTFGDELPASFSDRSLIAGKGVTEQFSERFGYICLPHSAVGLRAITFDRFAVTRYASLRLKQPADSLEGSPDLFLRLMADRPARELWKLITDTIAISAPLPEDFSVVDPAGVPDAIEADARLLKVVVSFVAEDDEEGWLLEGGEVPPEIQLYFEIESLKAYANAIEASAAARLKAGNNGQREHMRKNLRRSTIGLDAVLDRLQMTIADCSRLQVGQVIELPGAEPGVLSLCADTMNGSVPICSGELGTWKGQRALKLKSSLLESFVQEISEI
- a CDS encoding flagellar basal body L-ring protein FlgH, translated to MKYLIPASLFALTLAACSSMPQMQQVELPEPPAPTPTYAAAPPAPLVNENNSLWTTSATSLLSMRRAKAVGDLLTVIVEMDDRASMKNSLQRTRGTNQEFNLDALFGLPEWANGVLPGGASLSPGIDYDRQSALDGSGAINRAEKVTFTLAARVIGLESNGNLVVQGYQQTRVSNEVRVLTVTGVIRAQDITRMNTVTYDKIADARLSYVSSGEATAPVQRGFVPKILDAVVPF
- a CDS encoding flagellar hook-basal body complex protein; its protein translation is MSNAIYAALARQTGLMNEMQVVANNIANSSTTGYKTDRAIFAEFLAGTGVGKPTLSMGGLAGHSFDMEQGGLRFTNGQFDLAIQGEGFFLLDTPQGQRLSRAGHFQISQDGQLIDGTGNAVLTSGGGGITIPEDARKISIAGDGSISADGELVGQVGVVVPNGELSRDSNTLFDATEGFQAAEEPRVLQGALEQSNVTPVLEIARMIEVQRAYEAGQSLLEREDERINKFISTLRQF
- a CDS encoding flagellar motor protein MotB gives rise to the protein MAEQPEQINHVTIIKRKKVIKADGHHGGAWKVAYADFVTAMMAFFLLMWLLNATTEQQRKGIADYFNPTIPISRISGGGSDGLNGSSIFTEETYAQMGTGASREKSVEGERNPEDGEKIAKDLQDLREQLSKDPQQLSEHLMVKMTAEGIVLEIIDSESRPLFEVGQSEPTDLLVNLLGLISGSLNSFDNDIKIVGHTDNRQFRNAGGYDNWNLSADRANTARKLLLGDGLPGERMREVSGRADTDPLIADNPSAAQNRRISITIVTTGDPAA
- the motA gene encoding flagellar motor stator protein MotA, translated to MNAILGILVTVIMVFGGYILAGGHMEIITHALPFEGMMIGGAAIGALLAANDFTTIKHTAGDVVAAFTGPKWKKSDYSDLLCMMSELLSVLKQNPVDIEAHIEDPQQSEIFQRYPKILKDHDAIEMICDTIRSMLMNFDNVHQVEELLEKHLDSLMEEKLHGSHALQNMADALPALGIVAAVLGVIKTMASIDKPPEILGGMIGGALVGTFLGVFLAYGVVGPFASRVKAIRMEEHFFYSMIGEVLVSNLHKNPVNICVEVARRHAPARVRPTFNEIEEAIRGLKKAA
- a CDS encoding flagellar basal body-associated FliL family protein produces the protein MKQLIPALIVGVFILVGGVGGFFLKGGTGSADATVSADHGGSDEGGHDAKADSHGKKDDGHGEKKASGGGHGASASGGSSDVAYFKFSREFIVPLIQNERVESLVILNINLEIDGDASQKLFSMEPKLRDNIMTTLIQLANDGDTLYTMTSVKNYEAIRSRVLANLQEAVPEGINNILIQDMARQDL